Proteins encoded in a region of the Mesoflavibacter profundi genome:
- the murB gene encoding UDP-N-acetylmuramate dehydrogenase translates to MQILDNISLKPYNTFGIDVKAKHFASIQTIEELKSLYSNNNYPKKFLIGGGSNMLLTQDIDALVIHLNLQGIQILKKEDNFVYINVKAGQNWHDFVLWTLDNNYGGLENMSLIPGNVGTAPIQNIGAYGVELKDVFYSCEVLNLENLQIETLTNKACNFGYRNSIFKNEAKGKYIILSVTFKLTVSNHSLNTNYGAITTQLEAMQVKDPTIKDVSNAVIAIRKSKLPDPKQIGNSGSFFKNPIISKHQFKDLEKNFPNLPHYVISDTEIKIPAGWLIEKAGFKGKTFDNYGVHKQQALVLVNYGGATGQQILELSKLIQKTIYRIFNISIEAEVNIF, encoded by the coding sequence GTGCAAATATTAGACAACATATCTTTAAAACCATATAATACGTTTGGAATAGATGTAAAAGCAAAACATTTTGCATCTATCCAAACTATTGAAGAGTTAAAATCATTATACTCAAACAATAATTACCCTAAAAAGTTTTTAATTGGTGGCGGTAGCAATATGCTTTTAACTCAAGATATAGATGCTTTAGTAATTCACTTAAATTTACAAGGCATACAAATTTTAAAAAAAGAAGACAACTTTGTATATATAAACGTAAAAGCTGGTCAAAATTGGCACGACTTTGTACTTTGGACACTAGATAACAATTATGGCGGATTAGAAAACATGTCTCTAATTCCTGGAAATGTTGGTACAGCACCAATACAAAACATTGGCGCTTACGGTGTAGAATTAAAAGATGTTTTTTATTCGTGTGAAGTACTAAACCTAGAAAACTTACAAATAGAAACCTTAACCAATAAAGCTTGTAATTTTGGTTATAGAAATTCTATTTTTAAAAATGAAGCCAAAGGAAAATACATCATCCTAAGTGTTACCTTTAAACTAACTGTTAGCAATCATTCGTTAAACACAAATTACGGCGCAATTACAACACAGTTAGAAGCTATGCAAGTTAAAGATCCAACAATAAAAGACGTATCTAACGCAGTAATTGCTATAAGAAAAAGTAAATTACCAGATCCAAAACAGATTGGTAATTCAGGAAGTTTTTTTAAAAATCCAATTATTTCAAAACATCAATTTAAAGATTTAGAAAAGAATTTCCCTAACTTACCACATTACGTCATTTCTGATACAGAAATAAAAATTCCAGCTGGTTGGCTAATAGAAAAAGCAGGATTTAAAGGAAAAACTTTTGATAATTACGGCGTACATAAACAACAAGCATTAGTCTTAGTTAATTATGGTGGCGCAACAGGACAACAAATCTTAGAATTATCAAAATTGATACAAAAAACAATTTATCGTATCTTTAATATTTCAATTGAAGCAGAAGTCAATATTTTTTAA
- a CDS encoding pyridoxal phosphate-dependent aminotransferase encodes MPAISQKGQSMPQSPIRKLVPFAEQAYKDGKTVYHLNIGQPDIKTPQVALDAVKVHSLDILAYTRSEGSEGYRKKIADYYEKNDIHVNHDDIIVTTGGSEALLFAFGSIMDVDDEVIIPEPFYANYNGFSTASGVKVVPVISKIEDNFALPAIEEFEKLITPKTKAILICNPGNPTGYLYSKEEIKKLADIVKKHDLFLIADEVYREFAYDGAKHFSILQEEGLEDYAIVIDSVSKRYSMCGARIGCLVSKSKEVIATALKFAQARLSPPTLAQIASEAALQTPQSYFDEVIEEYVERRNVLIEELSKIEGVKVAKPKGAFYCIAELPVKNADKFAQWLLESFDVNKETIMVAPAAGFYSTPGVGLNQIRIAYVLNKDSLIKAVNILKEALKVYKD; translated from the coding sequence ATGCCAGCAATTTCACAAAAGGGGCAATCTATGCCTCAATCACCAATAAGAAAACTTGTACCATTTGCAGAACAAGCTTATAAAGACGGAAAAACTGTATACCATTTAAACATTGGTCAACCAGATATTAAAACGCCGCAAGTTGCTTTAGACGCTGTTAAAGTACACTCTTTAGACATATTAGCTTACACAAGATCTGAAGGATCTGAAGGCTACAGAAAAAAAATAGCCGACTATTACGAAAAAAATGACATTCATGTTAATCACGACGACATTATAGTAACTACTGGTGGTAGTGAAGCATTACTTTTTGCTTTTGGAAGTATCATGGATGTAGATGATGAAGTTATTATACCAGAACCATTCTATGCAAATTACAACGGATTTTCTACTGCTTCTGGCGTAAAAGTTGTTCCTGTAATTTCTAAAATTGAAGACAATTTTGCATTACCTGCTATAGAAGAGTTTGAAAAATTAATTACTCCTAAAACAAAAGCAATACTTATTTGTAATCCTGGAAATCCTACAGGATATTTATATTCTAAAGAAGAAATTAAAAAACTAGCAGACATTGTAAAAAAACATGACCTGTTTTTAATAGCAGACGAAGTTTATAGAGAATTTGCTTACGATGGAGCAAAACACTTCTCTATTTTACAAGAAGAAGGTTTAGAAGACTATGCAATTGTTATAGATTCTGTATCAAAAAGATATAGTATGTGTGGCGCACGTATTGGTTGTTTAGTATCTAAAAGCAAAGAAGTTATAGCAACAGCTTTAAAATTTGCTCAAGCACGATTAAGTCCACCAACCTTAGCTCAAATCGCAAGTGAAGCTGCATTACAAACTCCGCAAAGTTACTTTGATGAAGTTATTGAAGAGTATGTAGAAAGACGTAACGTGTTAATCGAAGAGTTAAGTAAAATAGAAGGCGTAAAAGTAGCAAAACCAAAAGGCGCATTTTATTGTATTGCAGAGTTACCAGTTAAAAATGCAGATAAATTTGCACAATGGTTATTAGAATCTTTTGATGTAAATAAAGAAACTATAATGGTTGCTCCTGCAGCAGGTTTTTACAGTACGCCTGGTGTTGGACTAAACCAAATTAGAATCGCTTATGTTTTAAACAAAGACAGTTTAATTAAAGCTGTAAATATTTTAAAGGAAGCACTTAAAGTTTATAAAGATTAG
- a CDS encoding aspartyl protease family protein: MINNVILIPVEVNGLQLKFLLDTGVSKPIVFNFLKASDSLQILNAEKIEVRGLGNGSNLQALRSSHNVFKIGEAVNKDQAFFAVFDPDLNFAPKLGKAIDGIIGYDVFKDFVVQIDYNKKHIKIYKPERFKYKNCKKYQSFDLTFNYNKPFLSAKVDLESKKNIPVNMLLDSGSSDAIWLFENDKKQIVVGTNYFTDYLGAGLSGSVYGKRSKIEALKLGDFVIKNPKVAFPDLLTVSSVQSFYDRNGSLGGEILKRFNCIFDYPNSKLYLKPNSNFRAPFSYNKSGLLVEHSGVRMVMEIDPYNNPTISFSDRYHVNVSGVIKSNYRYQLKPTYVIYQIVPDSPAEKSGLLIGDRIVAINKKLTENMSLDKLNSYFFQESGQILQIKVDRNGFERQFKLTLKSPLE, from the coding sequence ATGATTAATAACGTCATTTTAATTCCCGTAGAAGTTAACGGTTTACAACTAAAGTTTTTATTAGATACAGGTGTTAGCAAACCAATTGTGTTTAATTTTTTAAAAGCGTCAGATTCTTTACAGATTTTAAATGCTGAAAAAATTGAAGTTAGAGGCTTAGGAAATGGCTCTAATCTGCAAGCTTTAAGGTCTAGTCATAATGTTTTTAAAATAGGAGAAGCAGTAAATAAAGATCAGGCTTTTTTTGCTGTATTTGATCCCGATTTAAATTTTGCGCCAAAATTAGGTAAAGCAATAGATGGTATTATTGGATATGATGTTTTTAAGGATTTTGTAGTGCAAATCGATTATAATAAAAAGCATATTAAAATTTATAAACCAGAACGCTTTAAATATAAAAACTGTAAAAAATATCAGTCTTTTGATCTAACTTTTAATTATAACAAACCGTTTTTAAGTGCAAAAGTAGATTTAGAATCTAAAAAAAACATACCAGTTAATATGTTATTAGATTCTGGTAGTAGTGATGCTATTTGGCTTTTTGAAAATGATAAAAAGCAAATAGTTGTTGGTACAAATTATTTTACAGACTATTTAGGTGCAGGATTAAGCGGTAGTGTTTACGGTAAACGCTCTAAAATAGAAGCTTTAAAATTAGGAGATTTTGTAATTAAAAACCCTAAAGTTGCTTTTCCGGATTTATTAACTGTGTCTTCTGTTCAGTCTTTTTATGATAGAAATGGTTCATTAGGAGGAGAAATTTTAAAACGTTTTAATTGTATTTTTGATTACCCAAATTCTAAATTATATCTTAAACCTAATTCTAATTTTAGAGCACCTTTTAGTTACAATAAAAGTGGACTTTTAGTTGAACATAGTGGAGTAAGAATGGTAATGGAAATAGATCCGTACAACAATCCTACTATAAGTTTTAGCGATAGGTATCATGTAAATGTGTCTGGAGTAATTAAGTCCAATTATAGATATCAATTAAAACCAACTTACGTGATTTATCAAATTGTGCCTGATTCTCCAGCTGAAAAATCAGGTTTACTAATAGGCGATAGGATTGTAGCAATTAATAAAAAGCTAACCGAAAATATGAGTTTAGATAAATTAAATAGTTATTTCTTTCAAGAATCTGGTCAAATATTACAAATAAAAGTAGATAGAAATGGATTTGAAAGGCAATTTAAGTTAACTTTAAAATCACCTTTAGAATAA
- a CDS encoding DUF1573 domain-containing protein: MKKLMTILFIGLISLSVNAQEKVAKIEFKETTIDYGTIEKGANGFRTFEFTNTGDAPLIISKVSSSCGCTVPKKPKDPIMPGESGEIEVKYDTNRVMPIRKTITVLSNADTPTVSLKIKGNVIDPSKTSVLTKKEKSVMEQ, from the coding sequence ATGAAAAAATTAATGACAATTCTGTTTATTGGATTAATTAGCTTATCTGTAAATGCTCAAGAAAAAGTAGCTAAGATTGAGTTTAAAGAAACCACAATTGACTACGGTACTATTGAGAAAGGAGCTAATGGCTTTAGAACATTTGAATTTACCAATACAGGTGATGCACCATTAATTATATCTAAGGTAAGTTCTAGTTGCGGATGTACTGTACCAAAAAAACCAAAAGATCCAATTATGCCTGGTGAATCTGGTGAAATTGAAGTAAAGTACGATACTAACAGAGTTATGCCTATTAGAAAAACTATTACTGTTTTATCTAATGCAGACACACCAACAGTTTCTTTAAAAATTAAAGGAAATGTTATAGATCCTTCTAAAACTAGTGTTTTAACTAAGAAAGAAAAAAGTGTTATGGAACAATAA